The Corvus hawaiiensis isolate bCorHaw1 chromosome 9, bCorHaw1.pri.cur, whole genome shotgun sequence genomic sequence gtGTGGCCAGTCTAAGTTTAACATAATACTATACTGTagataaaattttgtttaatgGTCCATTTTTGAGACCAAAACACAATATTGTTACAGATTCCTCAGACCAACATTCTGCCAATTTGCTCCTTCTCTACAACAAATTTTTCCCTACTGACTTAATTTTCAGGATGCAATGGATGTGGAGCTCCCCATTTAAGAGCTTGACTATTGCACGCATGCAAGAATAAGAATGATATTAAAACACGGTATGAATCTGCACTTGAATTACATCTCAACTCCTTACAAATAGTATCTTTGCTACTAatctgagagaagaaaacagaggatGGACAGTATTTCTTTCAAACCCAGCTATCAACTCCAATGTAGACTTAGGTTAACTAAAACCACTATACTATCCAAAACTTGAGTTCAAGCTCAtagcactgaggaaaaaaaaacagggcAAATTGTCATACCATTTGTGCTAAAGATATACAGGAGAATAGCTCTGATTTTGTCATGGCTGTCATGACTTTTGTTAAGCAGAACTGGAAGGAGGACCCTCATAGAGTCTTTTACTTTTTGACCTTCTGCATCAGTTCCAAGAGCCAAGtcctaaattaataaaaaaaaagaacggATACcacaattaaaattattaaagtaatttaaatcaATGTTGTTCTGTGTGTTTTGAAACGCATTTTTATGAAACCACAGGTTTCAGGAAACAATCAAGCTGTAGCAATTTAAACTCAGTATAACAAGTCTGACATTTATTTCAATAATTACAGCATTATAATAACACTATGTAACACTCAAACATTTAAAACTGTGTGATATCTAGAATTCTTAGAAATGTAAATTATAGTCACAATGTAATGTCTCACCCTGAAAGGTGCTTTTACCAGACATTTAAAAAGGGCTTTCCTCTGCACAACGTATTAAAGCAACCTCCTAGGAGTTTTGAGCCACGAAAACAATGATCCTTACACAAATAAGCcagatttcaaaacaaaagaaaccccaaaactctTAGGAACACCTCCTTATTGGGAGATTAATAGCCTTGTATATTACATTTACTTTTAAGACTACCACGTCAAAAACTGATCACAAAATAAAGGCACGAGACACAGTAGTTTAGTCAATTAAAACAAGCTTCTATTCCTGCAAACAAAAAAGCTATACTTGCAATACTTGCAaagttgttgtttggtttgtggCTTCTTTAAACATACCTGTTCAGTTTTACAGAGCCTTTCTATGTTAGATTTGAACTTGCTCATGCAATCTTCTGCTATGTTAAGATGCACAACTTGCTATaagacagagaacaaaaaaaagaaaatcgcaagttgcctttttttcttgcataataataatttctaCTGGTTACAAGAGTCAATCCTTCAACTATCCTTCAGTACCATCAcgcattttctgtgttttcccctTCACTTAAAGACTGACACCTATAATACCTTTTAAAACATGAAACTGTTAGGATATCATCAATCCTCAAAGCacacaaattatttcatttttttacatAGTAAAACGAAACGTGGAAACAAGTTTTCTTCTCTAAATTTTACAGCAGCTGAACGTATTAATTTGGAGAACAACTATAAAGCACACTACAGGAAAATCACAGACTAAAACTAGACTTCAATAAAACAAAGTTAAAGTGCACAAGAATTATTTATTGTGAAGTTCTGATTACAAAAGACCCTTTACCTTACTAATCTCTTTACGATACAGTGGCATCTTCTTCATCAACTGGGACAGAGCAGATATGGATAACTGTGAAGAAATTACACAAGTTGAAATTTTGTTCCCCCAATGAGTGACAAGTTGCAGCCTTGCTACCCCACACAACCCCTCAAAATTCCAGTTGAGAAAAGCTTTAATTTCTGTAACAGGTCCATGAGTTACATGGATCTGATCAGCTGAAAGTAACTAAATTACCAGGAAGAACAATACCTCAACTTAAACTTacctttccttctgctgcttttgtttttgatGAAGCTTCTTTCAGAAGTTTTGgtatttctctgaagaaaagtggaaaataatGAAAGGCAACAGCACATGAGTTCTTAAATCTTTTCTTACAATCTTAAAAGAAGTGTGCAACAAGAACTTCTAAATGAAAGTAAAAGCTTGAAATACAGGTCTATCTTCAGAGAAAAGAGTGATTTTTTACAAAGGAAATTTTAACCATTCTATTTGCACTATCTTTATAATGTCATTTGATGCAGCAGCTTGGAAGTATTGTATGCAAAATAATCCCTTCAgatttaaaatatctgaaaatactTGCCAGGAAATGACTTGATTTCCATTTACCTCAAGAACAATAAGTAGGATTAATATAATTGCATACCTGGGTACATACTTATTTCTGAAGCAGGATTTCTTCCTGGCATTGATTACTTAACTGAATACAATCTGTATTGCAAACCACGTTCACTACTGCCTGTGTTCCTACTGAACAGCTCAAACACCTTCCCTCTCAAAGAGACCAACCAGCTGGGTTTGTTGTTTATTCACATACTCTATCACATCTGCAATATGCTTGTGCCGCATCTTCACCCACAGGTCATCATCTTCCTCCAAAAttgcctccttttccttcccaccaGAGCCTTCTGTTTTGTATCTTCCAAGAGAAAATTCAGACAattatttggggtttgggtttccCCCAATTCTCATTGCTTATTACAGTACTATTTGCAACATAAATGGTAATAGCAGCAATAGACAAAGGTTTTAATTTACAAGCCAAGTTATTGCCCGACAAAATATAATTTACAGAAGGATTTTACAGATTACATATTTgaacacagaagcagcagatgAATTTTAGAATGATTCTTTGGGGCAATAGCTTCTAGACATACTTTTAAACCAACAGTAACTACAGTTTTAAACACATTTACATGCACCTCAATTTCTCTTCAGCTTTCAATGTCAACTTCCGTTTGGTTTTAAATGCAAACTGCACAAAGTAATACACACTGCAAATTGCTTTCTCTGGGTATTATTAGACTTCCataactgaaggaaaatgaagtcACATTCGCCAACAAAATGCTAAGCAGGACGAAGTATTTCACATATAAAAGAAACATGCTGCACAGCATTACAGAGCAGCTATTACGTGACTATAAACAGCAATAAACCTAAAACAAGACAGCAATCATGCCACATAATATTTTCACATTCAAAGAAACTCACACAGTGCAGATtgccagaaagcagaaaaatgaaaaaaattacaagattAATGACTACCTAGAAAACATACTCAGCTACATCTTCATATCCAACAACCAAACCCGGATTCATAGAATTCTACACTTTCTATTAAAACGTTCACTCAGTGCTTCTGACTGAAGATACACATTCCTCTTTGCTTGGCTAAACAATGAGGCCATTGGGTCTCTTTTGCTGTAGTGGGTCATCACAAAGTCCTACCAAAATCCTTGTTGTCAGTACAATCAAACAGTAATGCACATAACTTATGCAAACTAACATACACTACTCCAAATAGTGCTTACAAAGTGAACATGACTGACTTAAATGTGTATTTACAATAGAAACATGTAAATTTTAACAACTACATAAGTTAAATTACTGGAGCTATAGAAGTGAGTATTCCTGAGAAATAACCTAGCTTTTTCTCAGTATTTAGTTAGTGGTCTTGTTTATCTTGTTATGGCAAAAAAGTTgagaatatgaaagaaaatctAGAGAATCTCAATGTCCATTACCAAGGCTTTACTTCAAGAGTAGTACAAGGTTCTTagttcttaaaaaaatgcaatttgttGGACTCAAAACTTAGCAAAAATGCTCATAAGATCCTACCTAATCTCAACTGAGGAAGTCAACAAAAAGATGAAGTTACAAATCCAAGAGGAAAGACTAACAATAAGTGAAGCAACCATTTCGCAATATAAGCGGCTAATATTGCCATGGTGCAACTGAGCTAAACAATTTCAGAGATTTTATAATCAAGAATAAActatttagctttttttttttttaagtacttgcTTGTAAGTATCATTTTCAATGGGTAGCAGATCATATGCCATTGCCTGGAAGGTGAGCTCATGGAGTACAGTTGATACAGGGTCAAAGCCACGATCAATTATTATTAGTTGGGAGTGGGTTTTAGCCTAGAAAGCCATCAAACAAACACAGAGTTAAGGCACACAGTACAAAGTTAATGCATGTTAAATCTATTTCCATTAagtcacagcactgcagatatttttaaagaaataactgaaaaacaCTGCAATACAGTCCAAGCgttaaacattttaattacgTGCAATGGTTTCAAATACTAATTTTAAGGCAATGCTCTTAGCCCACTGCAATGCACTCagaaatttgaattttattcATCTAGTGAAAAAagatgtaaaagaaaaacaaacaaaacccaaaaatggCTGTCCACTGAGATTTCATTGATAACTTCATTATTTGTATTGCAGATCAGATAGTGCTGTAATAcaggaaaaaactccaaacattCAACTGAAAGTTTCATTTTGGGATTTAGTAAAGTGGCGGTTGCAGCAGgtacatttatttctgtagCAAAGTGCAAATACAGTCAGAATGGTGTACCCCATGATTTTGCAGCTGCCCTAATCAGGCCTTATTTGTAGTGACAGATCAAAATCATTATTTATGTGAACAGCTGGAACTTTGTGGACAATAAAACCCTTCAGGGGAAACATTTCAATTCTGCAGGAAGCTGTTTCTACACATGGCCTTATGGAAGGTGATATTAAAACAACATTTATCAACTGTCTTCAGGTTTGTAACATCCCCCCACATTATCACAGGgataatttttcaaataaaatgagTTTGATCACACAAATACAGACTTACTTCCTCAGTTCCTACCTCTACATTGCATTCATACACAAAAACAACTAAATGGCAACTAGTTGCCTTTATTATTAAATAAGATCTGGATTTGtagaacttaatttttaaagaatattccgaagatttatttttcccccagacttacaaaaaaaaaaaaagaaacaaaaaaaagaaacaaacattttagtTCACTTTCTACCTTTATTTGACTTTTCTCATCTGTTCTGTAGTAGTTTTCAAGAGCTTTTTCAACAAGCTGTGCAAGTTTGCTGGCTCTATCAGATAGTCcactgggaaaaaaggaagcatgCAAAAATAACTTACATTTCTTCCTAAGAATACTAAAATGCTACCGTTAAAACAGAAAGCTCCCTAGATTGATCCTCTGGTTTCACAAGTTTCTAAACTCCATTCTGAGTATTTCCaatatattttcacttttacatTATGATTTCACTCTTTAAATGCTTCAGGTATTTCACTTTGTAAAAACAGCTTCAGCCAAAAGACTGACATTAGCTGCCATATGGCCCAGCACCTAAAGTTTCACACAGAGGTGGcaatcaagaaagaaaaaaagaaaaggagaaaggacagaaaaaaccAGTGAAGCAGTTATTTGTTACCTTTGCAGAGAATAAGACACCACTTCACATTACACCATAGAATGCAGTCCTTGAATACAATTTCAGAAGCCTACTTTGACTTCAAAGATACTAAATCTGTACTCCCTTTCAAAGCTCAAAAGAGGCATTCTTCCCAATATCTCTACTACAAGAAATCCTGATCCCATGTGCCACGGCAATTACTGAATTCCTTGGTGCCAAGCAGAGCTGCAAATGGCCGAACAGCAGCAGTTCTGTTACAGGATTGTGCATGTGTCATACAAGAATGCAGCATATCTGTGACATCCTACTGACCAGACATGAAACAAGCCATTCAGAACAAGACAGGGTATAGACAGTACTGTCACATGCATGTacacaaagaaaaacactgctCTACCTACCCTTCACAAATTCCTATCGTTCCATATTTCAGACTTGTGGATTAAAAACAATTAATCCACaactacaaggaaaaaaagaaaaaaaaaaaaaaaaaatcaaactatgCTGCAGTCTCAAGCTATGACCAGACAATGTTGTAAGCCCTAGAAGTGAAAGCAATTACTATAAAACACTAATTTTGCCTCACCTTCTATATCGTACTCCTGGATTCTCATCTAGTGTGGCACATAAGGTAACAATTTGTTCAGCCATTACTTGCAGTACAGCATCTTTATCCTTTGTCTTTTCCAGAGTTGGACTGTAGCAGCGGTAGAATGCATCTGGGATGTTGAGAGTAAATACCTATGTAAAGcataagcaagaaaaaaaaaagcctaactTGCAGATTGCCAAAACACCTGGTAAAAAGTTTGCTAATAATTTAAAACTATATGCTGCAAGAAAAAGTTATACATAGTATAcgtaagaaaaaaaaccaaacaaacccacattTCATTCCTCTATCCCTGCCCTGTTGAGCTCATCTTCTTGTTCTCAGACTTTTTCCCTATTACTCTCCTACGTAAAATACTCTATTTTTCAAATTGCTTATTGTCTCTTCAGatggaagggagagagagacaggaATAACTAAACACCCTTCAGTGTCTTGTACAGAGCCATACAATGCGATATCAGAATGATCATAGAAGGTATCAAGgttaaatttgtttaaaataaaactttacaTATTGTATCTGCTTTTAATATGAAGAATTTACCTTCAATAGCTGAAATTCTTTAAATGAATTAAACCTTGATTAAAGCAGCTTAGTACTACAGAGATGAAAAGCTTTTTCAacagttttttaaaaggaatgcaAACATGGAAACAATCCTATTGTCAGTAAATGGATTTTCTCTAGCTTCAGATGGACTCTGTAACTACAGAGCCAAAGAAGAACGTCCATCCAGATAAAGATGTTTGCTTCACTCGAGTAGATAATCACCTGGACTttgcccagagctcagcctgaTTATTTACTCTTAGCATCCCAGAAAGCAGGCAGACCAGTTAAAAGTGTTCCTCTGCTAAGGATTCAAAATGTTCTCACAACCCCAGAtactgagaaaacaaaaccacagtaaaaaaaaagaagagtg encodes the following:
- the STXBP3 gene encoding syntaxin-binding protein 3 isoform X6, encoding MAPAVRGLKGFVWQKLKSAVFDDFRKEEEWKIMLLDDYTTKLLSMCCKMTDLLAEGITVVENVYKDREPVPHMKAIYLITPTKKSVDGLIDDFISKSSSRYKAAYVYFTDFCSDSLFNKIKSSCAKSIKRCKEINISFFPYESQVFTLNIPDAFYRCYSPTLEKTKDKDAVLQVMAEQIVTLCATLDENPGVRYRSGLSDRASKLAQLVEKALENYYRTDEKSQIKAKTHSQLIIIDRGFDPVSTVLHELTFQAMAYDLLPIENDTYKYKTEGSGGKEKEAILEEDDDLWVKMRHKHIADVIEEIPKLLKEASSKTKAAEGKLSISALSQLMKKMPLYRKEISKQVVHLNIAEDCMSKFKSNIERLCKTEQDLALGTDAEGQKVKDSMRVLLPVLLNKSHDSHDKIRAILLYIFSTNGTTQENLDKLIQNVQIESDSDMIRNWKYLDVPVISSFVAQQHKYPRRDRSKEETFQLSRWTPVIKDVMERTPET